Below is a genomic region from Drosophila albomicans strain 15112-1751.03 chromosome 2R, ASM965048v2, whole genome shotgun sequence.
GGAccttgtgttgttattgttttttgtgccACGTAATACTTGTATGGATAACAATCACTGTCATCCTTGTTTTCGTATAGCACGGCAGAGCATATAGCTTCGTTGTAGCCGAGACTAAAGCGACATGCCTTGTATGTCACAAACTTGTCAAATCTGAATAATGTTGGTGTCcaatataaaatcaatactGGCTCAACAAGTAGATAACGATGCCAGAATTGTTTAATACAGTTGAATATGCGCTTCATGCCTTTAACATCTCCATCCACACAACTGACTGCACACTCGTTTGCCATTTTATGTTCTAAAATATTAGCGCAATATTAGATAatattagtttattaatattagtttTCAGAAAATTCCACCCGACAGTTCAAGCTCCAGAATTACACTGTTGCTCAGCATGTTAGCTTTGTTCAAGCGAACACATTTCTATCTTCGTTAACAGTGGAGATGACGCAATTTAGCTTAGCTGATAACAAGCCCTCAGAGAGAAAGTGTATCATGTTTCGTGAACTTCTTGTTCTAATTCTaatatgtttgtttgcttttctattaatgtgtataaatatgtaagaCAACTACAGTGTAATAGACTGTGAGAAACTCAATACactttttaaatgaaagcaaataactagactaaaaatatatatttggtataacgatatactaatataaataatatataaatacaatagagtacaaaatatgtcaaatagcagcagcttttttcccatttcttaaataacttctacaaaaCGTATCTgttcgcaaccaaattttcagttaTCACAAAAACTCACTATAgtacaatatatttatcgTTTATGGGTtcggagatgactccttctgcctgttacatacattttcaattataatacccttctagcgagtacataaattcaaataaagatttattttacaaCATTGTGTTTGcagcttaaataaataaaacaattaatcaGTTATCCTGGTCTTAAGATTGCTGTTCACTTTGTTCGCTTGTTTGGGGCGTCTTCGTATTATGTCGACGCAGTAAAAAGTAGCAGGCGCTGCAATggaataaatagtaaattactttaaataaaatgagaaagTTATTCCTTAAGCTTACATGAAGATTAGCACATTGGGTAAGTAAAGAAGTTCGCTGAGGAGGAAAACAGCGCCCGGAAATGATTTGGAAGTGAGAGCATAAACCTTTTTGTAGATGGCCGAAAAGACTTGCGCTTCGATTGGTTCCAAGATGCCGAGCAGAGAAAACAATTTGGCTGCAAAAGATACATCACTTAAAGTTCTGACCAAAAGGTTGAGTTTTTTTAAGTACACTCACCTTCTCCTTCAATAACAGTCGATGCAATTGTTTTGATGGGAATATAACGAAATAGTGAAAACAAATCGAGCACTCCAGCTGCATAATATGTTGGAGAATCTGCTACAAAGGCCTGAAGtataaagaaaaagataaaagGGGATTAAcatcatttataaattcaatttataatcAATAATTGTGCCACCCACTTACATATAAAAGACGCGACACAACAGTGAAGATAGCACTCCATATACCCAGCATGGAATCGGagaatttcaacattttactGAGGATAACAGTTCCAAAGAAAGTTCCAAATATAGCCAATGAACGCTTCAACACAATATATGCGCGATAATCAAAGTTCTTATTCCACACAGGTTTCTTATGTCTGTACATGTCCATGTATTCGGCTTCACCTGCCTCAGGTCCAGAAGTCAAGATGTAACACAACATTAACAGCAGTAATATAAGGCGTTCATTATTCGCTCGTCTCTTAAAAGGCAATTTAACAAGTTCAACTACTAAAGTGGGCTCAAAAAATTCTCTGAGCACATTGCGGCGTTGTTCGATTTTTGGGGACTCCATTTCCGATGCCTTTAAATCATCCTGGTCAGGTAATTCAGAAGCCTTTTCATATGGTTTTGGCTCTTTTATAAACATTACAACATAGATTATAGCAGCGACTTGAAAGAGAGCACCCGTGGCAAAAGAAACTGTAAGAAATACAAGTCTAAATATGTTGTTTCAATTGAATGTAAAAGTTTTTAACTTACTTGTGTAGCCCAAGAAATTCGGAGGAGATCTAAAAACGACAAATACGAATTCGTGAAGTTGGGACACTATGGCAAAGATACCGAAACGCAAGACTCGATCTTTCTCTGGAGTGGATATGGACATATAAGTAAATACGGACATAAGCAAGCAGGCTTGACCACCAAACATGGCGGGCACAATTGTCTCCAGATAGCCACCAAACTCGAAAGGAAGACTGTCAAACCATATTGCTGCTATGAGCAGAGCTGAAAAGTAACtagaattgtatttaatatatttaataacagGCTTTTTCGATACTCACTCACAAAGTAGAGACATTCCCCCACTAAAGGCAGAATCATGACGGCTTTACACTTATTGTATCGATCCACCCAACCACCAGCAAACGGCAATATAATCAGCGGGAACATAAAGACTGCAAAGCAGAAAACTTAATtttcgtatacttaatatttaatatgaaatgtttACCCATTGCATCACACTTTTCATAGACTTTGGAAACTATTGATTGTGTCTGCGCTGCTGCTTTGCAAGCTGTGAAATTAAAGCTGGGCGAAAAGACATCCACAGTTAACTCTTCTGTTGTTGGACCGTGTTTGGTTGCATTTTTAAGTGCTAACTCCAATGGCTCACAATCGATGCTTTTCGCTAAGCATGTGGCTGCATTGTAACCAAGATTAGTTCGACACGTTTGTTCAAGCGGAAAATTATTCAATGCAGATTCGTACAAATAAGTTGGAGACGAGtataaaaagaacaatatTTCCACATCCAGATAACGTCGCCACAGACTCTGCAAATAGTTCAGTTTGAACTTTGAATTCGTAGAATCTTTAGCTACAATTTCTCTTGTTTTGAaacgcattttctttttttccaaACGACTTCCGCACGCTAATCAACACGCTTCAAGTTCCAACACAACATTGTGTCGATTAGCTGGACAATTGCAAGTGCGTTTGTTCAACGATGTTGTCACATTTCCGCCAGGATGACGCAATTGAATAAATGACTTACTGGATAAAGAGGAGTGCCCATAGAGTAAATCCGTTACGAGGCCTTTGGGGTACTATTACCATACCACAGAGGAGCAGTTATTCCCCTTATGAGCATTTTGAAGCAAATTGTCATGGCTTTAATATTCACCTCTGATTAAAGTGAACTCCTTATTTGAAGCtctcttttaatttcaatttctagtTTCAATAcgaaaatatgtatttcgatttttgaccgatttttaaatatcacaAATAAGGAGGTATTATTAGAGACTTTATTCATTATCTATTGCATTCTTCTTagagaaaagaaagcaaagatTTATTCAACAGTTAATTTTTAAGAGTTCTCTTCACACTTTTCATACGATAATATTTCCATCTAACTCTTGTAAATAATCcgcattgtttttttatattttttaaatatttaagtatgcTCTTAAAAGTCGCTGCAACTCTAAATGCCTTTGGCATTTTAGCGcaagtttcttttgttttgttttgtcgcGAATTTCACAACACGTCGCGTCGAGTTCAAATAATGCATTGACTCCTAACTGAATAGCTAAGTTAAAACAACAGTTTTCAAGCTAAAATTAACACCTATGAATGACGCAAGACTTTAAGTGTGTAGCCACAATCCTCTGAGGGAGTTTTTTATGAGAAATTGTCATTTGGATAACACAGAAAGAGCTATCCCGAGGGACAAACAATTTTACAACCACAAACGAATAggaaaaaccacaaaaactgAATTAACTAcatt
It encodes:
- the LOC117575026 gene encoding uncharacterized protein LOC117575026 — translated: MILPLVGECLYFVTLLIAAIWFDSLPFEFGGYLETIVPAMFGGQACLLMSVFTYMSISTPEKDRVLRFGIFAIVSQLHEFVFVVFRSPPNFLGYTISFATGALFQVAAIIYVVMFIKEPKPYEKASELPDQDDLKASEMESPKIEQRRNVLREFFEPTLVVELVKLPFKRRANNERLILLLLMLCYILTSGPEAGEAEYMDMYRHKKPVWNKNFDYRAYIVLKRSLAIFGTFFGTVILSKMLKFSDSMLGIWSAIFTVVSRLLYAFVADSPTYYAAGVLDLFSLFRYIPIKTIASTVIEGEAKLFSLLGILEPIEAQVFSAIYKKVYALTSKSFPGAVFLLSELLYLPNVLIFIACYFLLRRHNTKTPQTSEQSEQQS